In Streptomyces violaceusniger Tu 4113, one DNA window encodes the following:
- a CDS encoding VWA domain-containing protein, producing the protein MGIRDLLRKVFGRSRTTGVDEASAAPEAEVVPDPQSAEKSAQPTVEQTADEKAKSKAESAAEPKAAESGVEPKGEVEAEAEPEPEPKAEPKAEPKPEPKPEPTADMAPAPDSPDDESTHDPALSAPLKSLDEILKSPAPEDTTTSGDDAPSEAAAAADAKTEAKAGADKPKPATEDEPKATPEPDVDAQPTSSDGADATSPTTPAADAEPEPTPEPAAEAEAEPATAPEAAAAADAPAAEASADAGAETKAGTEAAAETKTGDEPAETTAEAVAKAEPEPAPATDPAPEATERVAEAADASSAEADTTPEAEVVEDPAPEPATAETATAAAPEGEAAAEADDEAMPAATSDEAMPVAAATSDDKPATVEAEAKAEAEPEAPAEAELAVDGDATAAPAAASADTEPKAEAEAAAETDDEAMPAGTSDDKPAAAEAEAKAEAEPEAPAEATPANDGEAAPATTTDGKPAEAEAEPVAAAAAAPTAAKTEAPATAPATASAIAPADLASRAPGLVGAFAAAGEAVQAHGLAGQRAVVYLVLDRSGSMRGYFKDGTVQHLAEQALALSAQFDATGTVPVVFFSTDIDGTADLELDQHTGRIEELHGSLGHMGRTNYHTAVNAVIEHYKASGTTAPAFVIFQTDGAPTAKTAAEKALCEAAGLPLFWQFLAFGDPEAKGFDFLRKLDTAPALAVPEKRAVDNTGFFHAGLDPRAVADAELYREIMKKFPGWLTARKQG; encoded by the coding sequence ATGGGCATACGGGACCTACTGCGCAAAGTTTTCGGCCGCTCCCGAACCACGGGGGTGGACGAAGCTTCTGCCGCGCCGGAGGCGGAGGTTGTCCCGGACCCCCAGTCGGCCGAGAAGTCGGCACAGCCGACGGTAGAGCAGACGGCGGACGAGAAGGCCAAGTCCAAGGCTGAGTCGGCCGCCGAGCCGAAGGCTGCAGAGTCCGGCGTCGAGCCGAAGGGCGAGGTGGAGGCCGAAGCCGAGCCCGAGCCCGAGCCGAAGGCTGAGCCGAAGGCTGAGCCGAAGCCTGAGCCGAAGCCTGAGCCGACCGCGGACATGGCACCGGCCCCGGACTCCCCCGACGACGAATCCACGCACGACCCGGCCCTGTCGGCTCCGCTGAAGTCCCTGGACGAGATCCTGAAGTCCCCGGCGCCCGAGGACACGACAACCTCCGGCGACGACGCGCCGAGTGAGGCAGCGGCAGCGGCCGACGCGAAGACGGAGGCGAAGGCAGGGGCGGACAAGCCCAAGCCCGCCACCGAGGACGAGCCAAAGGCCACGCCCGAGCCGGACGTTGACGCCCAGCCCACGTCGTCGGACGGTGCCGACGCCACGTCCCCCACCACCCCGGCGGCCGACGCCGAACCCGAGCCGACGCCCGAACCGGCAGCCGAGGCCGAGGCGGAGCCCGCCACCGCGCCTGAGGCTGCCGCAGCCGCGGACGCCCCGGCGGCGGAGGCGAGTGCCGACGCCGGAGCCGAGACGAAGGCAGGCACCGAGGCCGCTGCCGAGACCAAGACCGGTGACGAGCCCGCCGAGACCACGGCCGAGGCCGTGGCGAAGGCCGAGCCTGAGCCCGCGCCCGCAACCGACCCCGCGCCGGAGGCCACCGAGCGGGTAGCGGAAGCCGCCGACGCATCCTCGGCGGAGGCCGACACCACGCCCGAGGCCGAGGTTGTGGAGGACCCCGCGCCGGAGCCCGCCACGGCGGAGACGGCAACTGCCGCCGCGCCCGAGGGTGAGGCAGCGGCAGAGGCTGACGACGAGGCCATGCCCGCCGCCACGAGCGACGAGGCCATGCCCGTGGCCGCCGCCACGAGCGACGACAAGCCCGCCACGGTAGAGGCCGAGGCCAAGGCGGAAGCCGAACCGGAGGCCCCGGCGGAGGCCGAGCTCGCGGTCGACGGCGATGCCACGGCGGCCCCGGCGGCAGCGAGTGCCGACACCGAGCCCAAGGCCGAAGCCGAAGCGGCAGCAGAGACCGACGACGAGGCCATGCCCGCCGGCACGAGCGACGACAAGCCCGCTGCGGCAGAGGCCGAGGCCAAGGCGGAAGCCGAACCGGAGGCCCCGGCGGAGGCCACGCCCGCGAACGACGGCGAAGCCGCCCCCGCGACCACGACCGATGGCAAGCCCGCCGAGGCGGAGGCCGAGCCGGTGGCAGCCGCAGCCGCCGCACCCACCGCCGCCAAGACCGAAGCACCCGCCACCGCACCCGCCACCGCGTCAGCCATCGCGCCCGCCGACCTCGCATCGCGGGCGCCCGGGCTGGTCGGGGCCTTCGCCGCCGCGGGGGAGGCCGTCCAGGCGCATGGGCTGGCCGGGCAGCGGGCGGTCGTCTACCTCGTGCTGGACCGGTCCGGGTCGATGCGGGGGTACTTCAAGGACGGCACGGTTCAGCACCTCGCCGAGCAGGCGCTCGCCCTGTCCGCACAGTTCGACGCCACCGGCACCGTGCCCGTCGTGTTCTTCTCCACCGACATCGACGGCACCGCCGACCTCGAGCTGGACCAGCACACCGGCCGCATCGAGGAGCTGCACGGCTCGCTCGGCCACATGGGGCGGACGAACTACCACACCGCCGTCAACGCCGTCATCGAGCACTACAAGGCGTCCGGTACCACCGCCCCCGCGTTCGTGATCTTCCAGACGGACGGCGCGCCCACCGCGAAGACCGCGGCCGAGAAGGCGCTGTGCGAGGCGGCGGGGCTGCCACTGTTCTGGCAGTTCCTGGCGTTCGGGGACCCGGAGGCGAAGGGGTTCGACTTCCTCCGGAAGCTGGACACCGCGCCCGCGCTCGCCGTCCCGGAGAAGCGGGCGGTCGACAACACCGGCTTCTTCCACGCCGGGCTCGACCCGCGTGCGGTCGCCGACGCCGAGCTGTACCGGGAGATCATGAAGAAGTTCCCGGGCTGGCTGACCGCCCGTAAGCAGGGCTGA